From Mucilaginibacter rubeus, a single genomic window includes:
- a CDS encoding YitT family protein encodes MTQPGLKIEEVIKDVVTVIIGILFCGFALKGFLVPNSFFDGGVTGISLLIHELYHFNIAYVIIIANIPFIIMGMFQVNKSFALKTFACVIGLGLCLQFIEYPVITQDKLLVSIFGGVFMGLGVGLSIRGGCALDGIEILALYTLKRSSFTISEIILGINIIIFLIAAVELGLPTALYSILTYYTASRTITFVIDGLEEYTAINIISGQSEIIKERLVMELGRGITIYKGERGFMKESFDVHQPVDIIFTVVTRLEVRRLKNLVHSIDPKAFVFTNSIKEAAGGVLKKKVRDH; translated from the coding sequence ATGACACAGCCGGGTTTAAAAATTGAAGAAGTTATCAAAGATGTAGTAACCGTTATCATTGGTATTTTATTCTGCGGTTTCGCTTTAAAAGGCTTTTTGGTACCCAATAGTTTCTTCGATGGCGGGGTAACCGGCATCTCATTGCTTATTCATGAGCTTTATCATTTTAATATAGCCTATGTAATTATCATAGCCAACATCCCTTTTATTATCATGGGAATGTTCCAGGTTAATAAATCATTTGCGCTAAAAACGTTTGCATGCGTAATTGGACTTGGCCTGTGCTTGCAATTTATAGAATATCCGGTTATAACCCAGGATAAACTATTGGTGTCTATTTTTGGTGGCGTGTTCATGGGGCTGGGCGTAGGCCTGTCTATCCGTGGAGGTTGCGCGCTGGATGGCATCGAGATATTAGCTTTATACACACTGAAACGCAGCAGTTTTACCATCAGCGAGATTATTTTAGGTATCAATATCATTATTTTCCTGATAGCGGCAGTTGAGCTCGGCCTACCTACAGCGTTATACTCAATTTTGACTTATTATACTGCATCAAGAACAATAACTTTTGTAATTGATGGTTTGGAAGAATATACCGCGATAAATATTATCTCAGGTCAAAGCGAGATCATTAAAGAACGATTGGTGATGGAACTCGGTCGCGGAATCACCATTTATAAAGGTGAGCGTGGTTTTATGAAAGAGAGCTTTGATGTTCACCAACCTGTTGATATCATCTTCACTGTGGTAACCCGTTTAGAAGTTCGCCGGTTAAAAAACCTGGTACATAGTATCGATCCTAAAGCTTTCGTTTTTACTAACAGTATTAAAGAAGCAGCCGGTGGTGTGTTGAAGAAGAAAGTTAGGGATCATTAA
- a CDS encoding GH92 family glycosyl hydrolase has translation MKKALVLITSVLLASGTFAQQVNKVTDPVEYINPLMGTDSHYDLSNGNTYPAIALPWGMNFWTPQTGVMGDGWAYTYDAHKIRGFKQTHQPSPWMNDYGQFAIMPVTKHAAVGQNKRASWFSHKAETAKPYYYSVYLADHDVTTEITPTERSAQFRFTYPKTDSSFIVIDALNKGSYVKIMPDQKKIVGYSTKYARGPLKNFKNYFVIYVDKPITYAHTFSDTTQADGLELKAEHASALIGFKTTQGEKVHLRVASSFISIEQAEISLEREQGKDSFDVTCQKAKAVWNKTLNHLQVEGGSVDQMRTFYSCFYRMVFFPNKLYEIDKDNKIVHYSASTGKVFPGYKFAGTGFWDTFRALYPFLNLVYPSINKEMQEGLINDYKEGGWLPEWSSPGYSAVMIGNNSASVVSEAYLKGLRGYDISTLWEALVHGANNAGPQATGRQGVEYYNKLGYVPYDVKINENAARTLEYAYDDFAIYKLGRALGKPESEIGIYKQRAMNYKNLFDPETKLMRGKNQDGTFEKPFSPFKWGDAFTEGNSWHYSWSVFQDMQGLIDLMGGRQKFIVKLDSVFSMPPVFDDSYYGETIHEIREMQIMNMGQYAHGNQPIQHMIYLYNYAGEPWKTQFHVRDAMEKLYKATPDGYCGDEDNGQTSAWYVFSAMGFYPVTPASDQYVLGTPLFKKITLNLENGKTVVINAANNSPANKYINTLNVNGKPYDLTWLSHSELKKGAVLNFNMAPQPNKTRGVKVSDVPYSLSTEK, from the coding sequence ATGAAAAAAGCCCTGGTACTTATCACATCCGTGTTGTTGGCCTCCGGTACTTTTGCTCAGCAGGTAAATAAAGTTACCGATCCTGTTGAGTACATCAATCCATTGATGGGTACCGATTCGCATTACGACCTTTCAAATGGTAACACTTATCCCGCAATTGCCCTGCCATGGGGTATGAACTTCTGGACGCCCCAAACCGGTGTTATGGGCGATGGTTGGGCATACACTTATGATGCGCATAAGATCCGCGGGTTTAAACAAACCCACCAGCCATCACCATGGATGAACGACTATGGGCAGTTTGCCATTATGCCGGTTACCAAACACGCGGCGGTAGGCCAAAATAAAAGGGCCAGCTGGTTCTCGCACAAAGCCGAAACTGCCAAGCCTTACTATTACAGCGTTTACCTGGCCGATCATGATGTAACTACCGAAATTACCCCAACTGAACGCTCGGCGCAGTTCAGGTTTACTTATCCTAAAACCGATAGCTCATTTATAGTTATTGATGCGTTGAACAAGGGCTCGTATGTAAAGATCATGCCCGATCAGAAGAAGATAGTAGGCTACTCTACTAAATACGCCCGCGGTCCGCTTAAAAACTTTAAAAACTACTTTGTTATTTATGTAGATAAGCCTATCACGTATGCACACACCTTCAGCGATACCACACAGGCTGATGGCCTGGAGTTGAAAGCAGAGCACGCGAGCGCTTTAATTGGTTTTAAAACCACGCAGGGCGAAAAGGTTCATTTGCGGGTAGCTTCATCATTCATCAGCATTGAACAGGCTGAAATTAGCTTAGAACGTGAGCAGGGTAAAGACAGCTTTGACGTAACCTGCCAAAAAGCCAAAGCCGTTTGGAACAAAACACTTAATCATTTACAGGTTGAAGGTGGTTCGGTTGATCAGATGCGTACTTTTTATTCATGCTTTTACCGCATGGTGTTTTTCCCGAACAAGCTGTATGAGATAGACAAAGACAACAAGATAGTTCACTACAGCGCCTCTACAGGTAAAGTATTCCCTGGTTATAAATTTGCCGGTACCGGCTTTTGGGATACCTTCAGGGCTTTATATCCATTCCTGAACCTAGTTTACCCTTCTATCAATAAAGAAATGCAGGAAGGGCTCATCAACGATTACAAAGAAGGCGGCTGGTTACCTGAGTGGTCAAGTCCGGGGTATTCGGCGGTGATGATTGGTAATAACTCGGCCTCTGTGGTTTCTGAAGCTTATTTAAAAGGTTTGCGTGGATATGATATCAGTACTTTGTGGGAGGCCTTGGTACATGGTGCTAACAATGCCGGTCCGCAGGCTACCGGTAGGCAGGGAGTGGAGTATTACAACAAATTAGGGTATGTGCCTTATGATGTTAAGATCAACGAAAACGCTGCCCGCACATTGGAGTACGCTTATGACGATTTTGCTATTTACAAGTTAGGCAGGGCGCTGGGCAAACCCGAATCAGAAATTGGCATTTATAAACAGCGTGCCATGAACTATAAAAACCTGTTCGACCCGGAAACCAAGCTGATGCGCGGTAAAAACCAGGATGGCACATTTGAAAAACCTTTCAGTCCCTTTAAATGGGGCGATGCCTTTACAGAAGGGAACAGCTGGCACTATAGCTGGAGCGTATTCCAGGATATGCAGGGCCTTATTGATTTGATGGGTGGTCGTCAGAAATTTATTGTAAAGCTTGATTCGGTATTCAGTATGCCGCCGGTATTTGATGATAGCTATTATGGCGAAACCATCCACGAGATTCGCGAAATGCAGATCATGAACATGGGGCAATACGCGCACGGTAACCAGCCTATCCAGCACATGATATACCTATACAACTATGCCGGTGAACCATGGAAAACCCAGTTCCATGTACGTGATGCTATGGAGAAACTGTACAAAGCTACTCCTGATGGTTATTGCGGTGATGAGGATAACGGCCAGACATCTGCATGGTATGTGTTCTCGGCCATGGGCTTTTACCCGGTAACTCCGGCCAGCGATCAGTATGTGTTAGGTACGCCATTGTTTAAGAAAATTACCCTTAACCTTGAAAATGGTAAAACAGTAGTGATCAACGCGGCTAACAACAGTCCGGCTAATAAATACATCAACACATTGAACGTTAACGGCAAACCGTATGATTTAACCTGGTTAAGCCATTCTGAGCTTAAAAAAGGTGCGGTACTTAACTTTAACATGGCGCCTCAGCCTAATAAAACAAGAGGCGTAAAAGTGAGCGATGTACCGTATTCGTTGAGTACGGAGAAGTAA
- a CDS encoding dicarboxylate/amino acid:cation symporter, which produces MNSWFKNYKGIILLITGIIIGSIAGAVLGNKVEIIKPIGDIFLNLLFTAVVPLVFFAIASAIAALDSSQKLGKLLGVTSLVFVSTVLVAAIVTIIAIWIFPIHQHLVASPITEAITKKPFGDQLTSLFTTSEFYQLLSRKSMLAMIIFAVITGFATLHAGEKGKAFANFLHSGNEVFKNIFILIMRVGPIGLGAYFAYQVGVFGPQLFGGYARSMALYYGVGAFYYLALFSAYAFIAGGVSAVKRYWKNNIVPSATAVGTCSSIATIPANLDAAKKMGISDAIANITIPLGGTLHKDGSSISSIVKMAVVFALFGKSFNNAETIIIALAMTVLVSLVEGGIPNGGYIGELLFISAYGFPPEALPPAIIIGTLVDPMATLLNATGDTVAAMLVARFTEGRGWMKPEAP; this is translated from the coding sequence ATGAACAGCTGGTTTAAAAATTATAAAGGCATTATTCTATTAATAACAGGCATTATCATAGGTAGTATTGCCGGGGCTGTTTTAGGTAATAAAGTTGAGATCATTAAGCCTATTGGCGATATTTTCCTGAACCTGTTGTTTACCGCTGTTGTGCCGCTGGTTTTCTTCGCCATAGCTTCGGCCATCGCGGCTCTGGATAGTTCGCAAAAGCTGGGGAAACTATTAGGAGTTACTTCGCTCGTGTTTGTCTCTACGGTACTGGTGGCTGCAATAGTTACCATTATCGCCATCTGGATCTTCCCTATCCATCAGCATCTGGTTGCCAGTCCTATCACCGAAGCCATCACAAAAAAGCCTTTCGGCGATCAATTAACCAGCTTGTTTACCACCAGTGAGTTTTACCAGCTGTTATCACGTAAAAGTATGCTGGCCATGATAATTTTCGCGGTGATCACGGGATTTGCCACACTGCACGCCGGCGAAAAAGGTAAAGCATTTGCCAATTTCCTCCACAGTGGCAACGAGGTTTTCAAGAATATTTTTATCCTCATTATGAGGGTTGGCCCTATTGGTTTGGGGGCTTATTTTGCTTACCAGGTTGGCGTATTCGGCCCGCAATTGTTTGGCGGCTACGCGCGTTCTATGGCTTTATATTATGGCGTAGGCGCTTTTTATTACCTGGCGTTATTTAGTGCTTATGCATTTATTGCAGGCGGCGTAAGCGCGGTTAAACGGTACTGGAAAAATAATATCGTGCCATCGGCCACGGCGGTGGGTACCTGCAGCAGTATTGCCACTATCCCGGCTAATTTAGATGCCGCTAAAAAAATGGGGATTTCAGATGCTATTGCCAATATCACCATCCCGCTTGGGGGCACTTTGCATAAAGATGGATCAAGCATCTCATCCATAGTAAAAATGGCCGTGGTTTTCGCACTGTTCGGCAAAAGCTTCAACAATGCCGAAACGATTATCATAGCGCTTGCAATGACCGTTTTAGTAAGCCTTGTTGAAGGCGGTATACCCAATGGCGGTTATATAGGCGAGTTACTTTTTATTTCGGCCTATGGTTTCCCGCCAGAAGCCCTCCCTCCCGCCATTATTATAGGCACTTTGGTTGATCCCATGGCAACATTGTTGAACGCCACCGGAGATACAGTAGCCGCCATGCTGGTAGCCCGGTTTACGGAAGGAAGAGGCTGGATGAAACCTGAAGCCCCCTAA
- a CDS encoding TonB-dependent receptor: MNFNSKATPLAWPQLRKFILAMKLTAFIILAALTNVCAKSYSQIVTLHQKNTTVEKVLRSIEKQTGYHFMYDKQDVSKAGAINIEVANVSIENALDQCFKDQPLTYKIFDQTIVVKKKDEPVVSQIAVAPIKITGTVSDSKGPIPGVTVRVKGSNVGLQTDVNGKYTINAPDGNGTLVFTFIGYTTQNVPINGRSQIDVVMVEEPKALSEVVVVGYGTAKKVDLTGSVGSVGAKQLQERPQTNLEQELSGKIAGVNVSSNSGAPGGATKIRIRGYSSINTNTDPLYVVDGVVWTEGGNAINPNDIETIDVLKDASSTAIYGTRGANGVILVTTKRGKKGGTISYDAYVAVNHMFKEIPVLNSREFMQVEDISYANIKKYDPTGWAAGDYTDRNPVTQRTALIGKLFDQNLNPLYDVDWQKATTRTSVSQNHNVAFTGGAENVNYGLFLNYADDEGIILNSYLKRYNVRLTFDNQIKPWVKVGATLNYNYQDGRNQDQGTGGNNIPRMLIEMVPFIPVRYPDGTYGKRTDYPNLEGGDNPVAQANEIQSLTRNRIFSGNGYLNLNIVPGLEFRSVLGVTTSANYNPASQSGLVGGPVAGQSYSSASIEEFNKTFWQWQNYFTYNKTFNKVHSVNLVVGAERQNFQQLRLKGSTGTLSDDFYQYYNLSAGIVPNKPESGYDAWQMQSFFGRLNYNYNEKYLLTLTGREDGSSRFGTNKKYGFFPSAAFAWRASQEDFLKDNKTISDLKFRLSYGLTGNSEIGEYRSLANIGTVGYAFGGNSAVGTTQTSIGNEDLQWEKTAEYDLGFSLGLFNNRLNIEADAYLKKTKALLLNAPLPETSGFNAVYKNIGRLQNKGLEFTVNATPIKTQDFTWNSTFNISFLKNKILQLGASNDDIFLAPTFLSQFNLMRVGLPAGSFYGYKVLGTWGTAEAAEAAKYGLLPGDLKIQDTNGDGKVSAADKVILGKSIPDGYGTFSNNFRYKNIDLGVDLQFNYGNQIMNLTRHSGQDRTGQANSYATVLNAWTPTNQNTSIAEDRPAYVRYQTEIYSTKVESGNFIRGRAVTLGYTFNDNILKKLKLSRLRVYAQAQNLFLITKYTGYDPEVSTYNASSNFTQGIQFYDYPKPRTFLLGVNVSL, translated from the coding sequence ATGAATTTTAATTCTAAGGCCACGCCTTTGGCATGGCCCCAATTACGCAAATTTATATTGGCCATGAAGCTAACTGCCTTTATTATACTTGCGGCCCTTACCAACGTATGCGCCAAAAGTTATAGCCAGATAGTTACTTTGCACCAAAAAAACACTACCGTTGAAAAAGTACTCCGTTCAATAGAAAAACAAACCGGCTATCATTTTATGTATGACAAGCAGGATGTTTCAAAAGCAGGAGCAATCAACATTGAAGTTGCAAACGTATCTATAGAAAACGCGCTTGATCAATGCTTTAAAGATCAGCCACTTACTTACAAAATTTTTGACCAAACCATCGTCGTAAAAAAGAAGGATGAACCTGTTGTGTCGCAAATTGCTGTTGCCCCGATCAAGATCACGGGTACCGTAAGCGATTCAAAAGGCCCTATCCCTGGTGTTACTGTTAGGGTAAAAGGCAGTAATGTTGGTTTACAAACCGATGTTAACGGTAAGTACACTATTAACGCGCCTGACGGTAACGGAACGCTGGTATTTACATTTATTGGATATACAACCCAAAATGTGCCCATTAATGGCAGAAGCCAGATTGACGTTGTTATGGTAGAAGAGCCAAAAGCTTTGAGCGAGGTTGTTGTGGTTGGTTACGGTACTGCAAAAAAAGTCGACCTTACCGGTTCTGTTGGTAGCGTTGGCGCGAAACAATTACAAGAGCGCCCGCAAACTAATCTGGAGCAGGAGTTATCGGGTAAAATTGCAGGTGTAAACGTATCAAGCAACTCAGGTGCACCAGGCGGCGCAACCAAGATCAGGATTCGTGGTTATAGCTCTATCAACACCAACACCGATCCGTTATATGTTGTGGATGGTGTGGTTTGGACTGAAGGCGGTAACGCGATCAATCCTAACGATATCGAAACTATCGACGTATTGAAAGACGCGTCATCAACCGCTATTTATGGTACACGCGGCGCTAACGGTGTAATTTTGGTTACTACTAAAAGAGGTAAAAAAGGCGGTACCATTTCATACGATGCGTACGTAGCGGTAAACCATATGTTTAAAGAAATACCGGTGCTTAACTCAAGAGAGTTTATGCAGGTTGAGGATATTTCTTATGCTAATATCAAAAAATATGACCCTACCGGTTGGGCTGCGGGCGACTATACAGATCGTAACCCGGTAACACAGAGAACTGCCCTTATCGGTAAATTGTTCGATCAAAATCTGAACCCTTTGTATGACGTTGATTGGCAAAAAGCTACAACCCGTACTTCGGTAAGCCAAAACCACAACGTTGCATTCACCGGCGGTGCCGAAAATGTAAACTATGGCTTATTCCTGAATTATGCCGATGATGAAGGTATCATCCTGAATAGCTACCTGAAACGTTATAATGTGCGTTTAACTTTTGATAACCAGATAAAACCATGGGTTAAAGTTGGTGCAACGTTAAACTATAACTACCAGGATGGCCGTAACCAGGATCAGGGTACCGGCGGTAACAACATTCCGCGTATGTTGATTGAGATGGTTCCTTTTATTCCGGTTAGATACCCTGACGGAACTTATGGCAAACGTACCGATTATCCAAACCTTGAAGGTGGCGATAATCCGGTAGCGCAGGCTAACGAAATTCAATCACTTACCCGCAACCGTATATTCAGCGGTAATGGTTATTTGAATTTAAACATTGTGCCAGGTCTTGAATTCCGCAGTGTTTTAGGTGTAACTACATCTGCCAACTATAACCCTGCTTCACAAAGCGGCCTTGTTGGTGGCCCTGTTGCCGGACAAAGCTACAGTTCGGCTTCGATAGAAGAGTTTAACAAAACGTTTTGGCAATGGCAAAACTATTTCACCTATAACAAAACCTTTAATAAAGTACACAGCGTAAACCTGGTTGTAGGTGCCGAACGTCAAAACTTCCAGCAACTTCGCTTAAAAGGATCAACCGGTACACTATCTGACGATTTTTATCAGTACTATAACCTTTCAGCAGGTATCGTACCAAACAAGCCTGAGTCTGGTTATGATGCATGGCAAATGCAATCGTTCTTTGGCAGGTTAAACTATAATTACAACGAGAAATACCTGTTGACTTTAACCGGTCGTGAAGACGGTTCATCTCGTTTCGGTACTAACAAAAAGTATGGTTTCTTCCCATCAGCAGCGTTTGCATGGCGTGCATCACAGGAAGATTTCCTGAAAGACAACAAAACTATATCTGATCTGAAATTCAGGTTGAGCTATGGTCTAACCGGTAACTCTGAAATTGGTGAGTACCGTTCATTGGCAAATATCGGAACAGTTGGTTATGCCTTTGGCGGTAACAGTGCAGTAGGTACTACTCAAACTTCAATTGGTAACGAAGACCTGCAATGGGAAAAAACAGCCGAGTATGACTTAGGTTTCTCATTAGGCTTGTTTAACAACCGTTTGAACATTGAAGCGGACGCGTACCTGAAAAAAACAAAAGCATTGTTGTTAAATGCACCACTACCAGAAACAAGTGGTTTTAATGCGGTTTACAAAAATATCGGCCGCTTACAAAATAAAGGTTTAGAGTTTACCGTAAATGCAACTCCAATAAAAACTCAGGACTTTACCTGGAATTCTACATTTAATATTTCATTCCTTAAAAACAAGATCCTTCAGTTAGGTGCATCTAATGATGATATCTTCCTTGCTCCAACCTTCCTGTCGCAATTTAACCTGATGCGTGTTGGTCTTCCGGCCGGTAGCTTCTATGGTTACAAAGTGCTTGGAACCTGGGGAACTGCAGAGGCTGCTGAAGCTGCTAAATATGGTTTATTGCCAGGCGACCTGAAAATACAGGATACCAATGGCGATGGCAAAGTGAGCGCTGCTGATAAAGTGATCCTTGGTAAATCAATACCTGATGGCTACGGTACTTTCAGCAACAACTTCCGTTACAAAAACATCGATTTAGGTGTGGATTTGCAGTTTAACTACGGTAACCAGATCATGAACTTAACACGTCACTCTGGTCAGGACCGTACAGGTCAGGCAAACAGTTATGCAACTGTGTTGAACGCTTGGACGCCAACTAACCAAAACACTAGCATTGCCGAAGACAGGCCAGCTTATGTGCGTTACCAAACTGAAATTTATTCAACCAAAGTTGAGAGCGGTAACTTCATTCGCGGCAGGGCAGTAACATTGGGTTATACCTTTAACGATAACATTCTTAAGAAGTTAAAATTAAGCCGTTTAAGGGTTTACGCACAGGCACAAAACCTGTTCCTGATAACCAAGTATACCGGTTATGATCCTGAGGTATCAACCTACAATGCCTCAAGTAACTTTACACAGGGTATCCAGTTTTATGATTATCCAAAACCACGTACTTTCCTGTTAGGTGTTAATGTTAGTCTTTAA
- a CDS encoding trimeric intracellular cation channel family protein has translation MLHILYIIAIIAEAMTAALSAGRRDMDWVGVCIIAWVTALGGGTVRNILFNHYPMSWVEHPEYLVITAGAAILAAIIARIMTKMKTLFLYLDALGLVVFTIIGCQIAEQINLPMIIILLSGMITGCAGGVLRDVLCNEVPLLFRKEVYASASIVTGAFYLGIEQLGAPNGVAIVIACIIGLALRLLSIKYNWQMPKFVYREEWH, from the coding sequence ATGCTGCACATCCTTTACATTATAGCTATTATCGCTGAAGCCATGACCGCCGCTTTATCCGCAGGGCGAAGAGATATGGATTGGGTTGGTGTTTGTATTATAGCCTGGGTAACGGCCTTGGGTGGTGGAACGGTACGCAATATCCTGTTTAACCATTACCCCATGAGTTGGGTAGAGCATCCTGAATATTTGGTGATCACCGCGGGGGCAGCCATATTGGCCGCCATTATTGCCCGCATCATGACCAAGATGAAAACATTATTCCTTTACCTGGACGCTCTCGGCTTAGTGGTATTTACCATTATCGGCTGCCAGATAGCCGAGCAGATCAACCTGCCCATGATCATTATCTTACTAAGTGGTATGATAACCGGATGTGCGGGTGGTGTATTGCGCGATGTGTTATGTAATGAAGTACCATTATTATTTAGAAAGGAAGTTTATGCCAGTGCGTCCATTGTTACCGGGGCATTTTACTTAGGAATTGAACAGCTGGGAGCCCCGAATGGAGTAGCGATTGTAATAGCTTGTATTATTGGTCTGGCGCTACGCTTGCTTTCTATCAAATACAACTGGCAAATGCCCAAGTTTGTTTACCGGGAAGAATGGCATTGA
- a CDS encoding HD domain-containing protein: MQVEQAGEFILDKIKNELLEHFHYHNADHALDVYTAAKQIAAGEGISGLELDLLLTAAYYHDSGFLFGQANHEESSCKNARQYLPQFGYTADEIEQVCDIIMATKMPQSPHNHLGQIICDADLDYLGRNDFFILSKRLFSELVITDHLESELEWDRQQVKFLQSHHYFTQTALRLRAECKNEHLTAITQRL; the protein is encoded by the coding sequence ATGCAAGTAGAACAAGCCGGGGAATTTATCCTCGACAAAATAAAAAACGAACTCCTCGAACATTTCCATTACCACAATGCCGATCATGCGCTTGATGTTTATACCGCTGCAAAACAAATCGCGGCAGGCGAGGGGATAAGCGGCCTTGAGCTGGACTTATTGCTAACAGCAGCCTATTACCATGACTCGGGCTTTTTGTTCGGGCAGGCCAATCATGAGGAAAGCTCATGCAAAAACGCACGACAATATCTACCACAATTTGGTTATACTGCGGATGAAATTGAACAGGTTTGCGATATTATTATGGCAACCAAAATGCCGCAAAGCCCTCATAATCATTTAGGGCAGATAATTTGTGATGCCGATTTGGATTATTTGGGCCGAAATGATTTTTTTATCCTCAGTAAAAGGTTATTTTCGGAACTTGTAATTACAGATCACCTTGAATCGGAATTGGAGTGGGACAGGCAGCAGGTGAAGTTCCTGCAGAGCCATCACTACTTCACCCAAACCGCGCTCAGGCTCAGGGCCGAATGTAAAAACGAACACTTAACAGCTATCACACAACGACTATAA
- a CDS encoding RagB/SusD family nutrient uptake outer membrane protein, protein MKFNFKKYRVGGLLLILAAATVNSGCKKYLDEQAKTDFVKNNYFTSSNQAQTFVNGLYNIMYFFQNGDAYGESPFITMELFAGHATSLGQSVNNGNVIHQRTDAVNPGFETVWSNCYKGIANANLAIEKIPGISPMDDGLKKKLIGEAYFFRAFYYYHLVRLYGDVPLITTSQTVSSPDLYPSRTAVADVYKQIIADLQAAENSGMPNTDATGRVSLGAVKTLLASVYLTTAGFPLKQTENYAKAVSEIQPVLGWYSLFTDYAYLHDNAHKNQQELIFQINYLVGTQTNAIPQLTIPFNLLVGAYGDHLGAMIPTNQFVASYEAGDLRTQERQFYFSSYPQYGNPSNIIQFGEHALYKYFHVESAAQSGNSDENWTLLRLPEAQLIFAEASNEVNGPTADAYAAVNAIRARAKLAALSGLTKDTFRQAIWKERYHELAYENKAYFDMQRTHMAYLPQSNTFADPTASQTEQGVTFKDQYYLWPIPQREISTNSKLTQNPGW, encoded by the coding sequence ATGAAATTTAACTTTAAAAAATACAGGGTAGGTGGTCTTTTACTTATCCTTGCTGCGGCTACCGTAAACAGTGGTTGCAAAAAATATCTTGATGAACAAGCCAAAACGGACTTCGTTAAAAATAATTATTTCACCAGCTCAAACCAGGCGCAAACTTTTGTAAACGGTTTGTATAACATCATGTATTTTTTCCAGAATGGTGATGCTTACGGTGAAAGCCCGTTTATTACAATGGAGTTGTTTGCTGGTCACGCTACTTCATTAGGACAAAGTGTTAACAATGGTAACGTAATCCATCAGCGTACGGACGCCGTTAACCCAGGTTTTGAAACGGTATGGTCTAATTGTTACAAGGGTATTGCCAATGCAAATCTTGCCATTGAAAAGATCCCAGGCATATCACCTATGGATGATGGCTTGAAAAAGAAGCTAATAGGAGAGGCCTATTTTTTCAGGGCATTTTACTACTACCACCTGGTGCGCTTATATGGCGATGTTCCGCTGATTACCACTTCGCAAACAGTTAGCAGCCCTGACCTATACCCTTCACGTACAGCTGTAGCTGATGTATACAAACAAATCATTGCTGATTTGCAGGCCGCTGAAAACTCTGGTATGCCAAATACAGATGCAACCGGTCGTGTTTCCTTAGGCGCGGTAAAAACTTTATTGGCCAGTGTTTACTTAACAACTGCAGGTTTCCCGCTTAAACAAACTGAAAATTACGCTAAGGCCGTATCTGAAATTCAGCCGGTTTTAGGTTGGTATTCATTATTTACCGATTATGCTTACCTGCATGATAATGCTCATAAAAATCAACAGGAACTAATATTCCAGATCAATTACCTGGTAGGTACTCAAACCAACGCTATCCCTCAGTTAACAATTCCGTTTAACCTGTTGGTTGGTGCTTATGGCGACCACCTGGGTGCTATGATACCTACCAACCAGTTTGTGGCAAGTTATGAAGCAGGCGATCTTCGCACACAAGAGCGTCAGTTTTACTTCTCAAGCTATCCGCAGTATGGTAACCCAAGCAACATTATCCAATTTGGTGAGCATGCACTTTACAAATATTTTCATGTTGAAAGTGCTGCACAAAGCGGAAACAGCGATGAGAACTGGACTTTATTGCGTTTACCTGAAGCTCAGCTAATTTTCGCTGAGGCATCAAACGAAGTAAATGGCCCAACTGCCGATGCTTATGCGGCAGTAAACGCTATCCGTGCACGGGCCAAACTGGCTGCTTTGAGCGGTTTAACTAAAGATACCTTCCGTCAGGCTATCTGGAAAGAGCGTTACCATGAGCTTGCTTATGAAAACAAAGCGTACTTTGATATGCAGCGTACCCACATGGCTTACCTGCCACAGTCAAATACCTTTGCCGATCCTACTGCTTCACAAACAGAGCAGGGGGTAACTTTCAAAGATCAATACTACCTGTGGCCAATTCCACAGCGTGAAATTAGCACTAACAGTAAACTAACCCAAAATCCGGGTTGGTAA